The Oncorhynchus nerka isolate Pitt River linkage group LG24, Oner_Uvic_2.0, whole genome shotgun sequence genome has a window encoding:
- the mmachc gene encoding cyanocobalamin reductase / alkylcobalamin dealkylase encodes MALPTVNVEDVRKALSNHLSKLGFEVYPLKIGWYNVVLPPSLHLSYPNDTLGAVVLSTPAMFEQAFLPFMESRGWKGVSADPIDQCVKHCINNTVSECFPGVKVDVSYDYEMLPSRKPKFLAQSAAHVAGAVYYYQRSDIPDHPWGEKKMFGVCIHPRLGGWFAIRAMLVFVGSEVGSELQQTAPPDCVPTREDRIQLLEDFNLRWQDWSYRDIVPPVQTYSQKQRKYFSTPPAQRLDLLTDWGYLTGGEEDNTQEN; translated from the exons ATGGCGCTGCCCACGGTCAATGTGGAAGATGTGAGAAAAGCTTTGAGTAATCATCTGTCAAAGTTGGGGTTTGAAGTTTATCCACTGAAG ATTGGCTGGTACAATGTAgtcctgcccccctctctccatctgtcctacCCTAATGACACCCTGGGAGCGGTGGTACTCAGCACTCCAGCCATGTTTGAACAGGCCTTCCTGCCCTTCATGGAGAGCAGGGGCTGGAAGGGGGTGTCTGCAGACCCCATAGACCAGTGTGTCAAACACTGCATCAACAACACAGTCTCTGAG tGTTTTCCAGGTGTGAAGGTAGATGTGAGTTATGACTATGAGATGCTGCCCAGCAGGAAGCCCAAGTTCCTGGCCCAGAGCGCTGCCCATGTGGCGGGAGCTGTGTACTACTACCAACGCTCCGACATACCTGACCACCCCTGGGGGGAGAAG AAGATGTTTGGTGTGTGTATACACCCACGTCTGGGGGGCTGGTTTGCTATCAGAGCTATGTTAGTGTTTGTTGGGTCTGAGGTGGGTTCGGAGCTGCAGCAGACAGCTCCTCCAGACTGTGTTCCTACCAGGGAGGATAGGATACAGCTACTTGAGGACTTTAACCTCAGATGGCAG GACTGGAGTTACAGAGATATTGTCCCCCCAGTCCAAACCTACTCCCAGAAACAGAGAAAATACTTCTCCACCCCCCCAGCCCAGCGACTAGACCTGCTCACAGACTGGGGCTACCTGACCGGGGGAGAAGAGGACAACACACAGGAGAACTGA